Proteins found in one Asterias amurensis chromosome 13, ASM3211899v1 genomic segment:
- the LOC139946262 gene encoding hyalin-like produces MVGLFVSLVAILGLCNGASYVPSCPPAEATFTHADGTGIIEVSTSNNATALVSYSLSYSSSFEAEVTQCYPGEPPIYSCPANNRFPITFSLTGGDGTGDPPPKVIKVTYEVWITTIPLVRSTPCEFYVRVLDTGNPVITCPANIVMPGDEQGFTMKTVSWTTPVPTDNSNAAITLTSSIDPFTSPATFPVGVQEITYTAMDQSGNVADCTFTVTITDAEPPQFLDCPTDGITRCTTLNQATASVSFFLPNATDNSGDPPLVECFHVGSSDPLNNLGELVPIGTHDIQCIASDAASNMNTSCEFMITVLGYVPSCPPPEATLTHADGTGIIEVSTTSATALVSYSLSYSSSFETEVTKCYPGESPNYPCPANNRFHITFPLNGGGDGDPPPKMIKVSYEVWITTIPLVRSTPCEFYVRVLDTGNPVITCPANIVMPGDEQGFTMKTVSWTTPVPTDNSNAAITLTSSIDPFTSPATFPVGVQEITYTAMDQSGNVADCTFTVTITDAVAPEFLDCPTDVITRCTTLNQATASVSFFLPNATDNSGDPPLVECFYVGSSDPLNNLGELVPIGTHDIQCNAIDAAGNMNTSCEFMIIVLDAEPPQFLDCPTDGITRCTTLNQATASVSFFLPNATDNSGDPPLVECFYENWFR; encoded by the exons ATGGTAGGCCTATTCGTTTCTTTGGTCGCAATACTAGGCCTATGCAATG GAGCTAGTTATGTACCGTCATGCCCTCCAGCAGAGGCAACTTTTACCCACGCTGATGGCACAGGTATCATCGAGGTCTCCACCAGTAACAATGCCACTGCCCTAGTATCTTATTCCCTTTCATATTCTAGTTCATTTGAAGCAGAAGTCACACAATGCTATCCAGGCGAACCCCCAATTTATTCATGTCCTGCAAACAATCGATTTCCCATCACGTTTTCTTTGACTGGCGGTGATGGTACAGGCGATCCACCCCCAAAAGTGATCAAAGTGACCTATGAGGTCTGGATTACTACCATACCACTTGTGAGAAGTACTCCATGCGAGTTTTATGTGAGGGTTTTGG ATACAGGCAATCCTGTAATAACATGTCCTGCCAATATTGTGATGCCGGGTGATGAGCAAGGATTCACCATGAAGACTGTCAGTTGGACTACACCAGTCCCAACAGATAATTCCAATGCTGCTATTACCTTAACATCTAGCATCGACCCCTTCACTTCACCCGCCACATTTCCCGTTGGTGTTCAAGAAATCACATACACTGCAATGGACCAATCAGGGAATGTTGCGGATTGCACTTTCACTGTGACTATCACAG ATGCTGAACCACCTCAGTTCCTAGACTGTCCCACTGATGGTATCACAAGGTGTACAACGCTCAACCAAGCAACTGCTTCTGTTTCCTTCTTCCTCCCCAATGCCACGGACAACAGCGGAGACCCGCCACTTGTGGAATGCTTCCATGTTGGGAGTTCGGATCCTTTGAATAATTTAGGAGAATTGGTTCCGATAGGAACTCATGATATCCAGTGTATTGCAAGTGATGCAGCCAGTAATATGAACACTTCATGCGAGTTCATGATCACTGTCCTAG GATATGTACCATCATGCCCTCCACCAGAGGCAACTTTGACCCACGCTGATGGCACAGGTATCATCGAGGTCTCAACAACCAGTGCCACTGCCCTAGTATCTTATTCCCTTTCATATTCTAGTTCATTTGAAACAGAAGTCACAAAATGCTATCCAGGCGAAAGCCCAAATTATCCATGTCCTGCAAACAATCGATTTCACATCACGTTTCCTTTGAATGGCGGTGGTGATGGCGATCCACCCCCAAAAATGATCAAAGTGTCCTATGAGGTCTGGATTACTACCATACCACTTGTGAGAAGTACTCCATGCGAGTTTTATGTGAGGGTTTTGG ATACAGGCAATCCTGTAATAACATGTCCTGCCAATATTGTGATGCCGGGTGATGAGCAAGGATTCACCATGAAGACTGTCAGTTGGACTACACCAGTCCCAACAGATAATTCCAATGCTGCTATTACCTTAACATCTAGCATCGACCCCTTCACTTCACCCGCCACATTTCCCGTTGGTGTTCAAGAAATCACATACACTGCAATGGACCAATCAGGGAATGTTGCGGATTGCACTTTCACTGTGACTATCACAG ATGCTGTGGCTCCTGAATTCCTGGACTGTCCCACTGATGTTATCACAAGGTGTACAACGCTCAACCAAGCAACTGCTTCTGTTTCCTTCTTCCTCCCCAATGCCACGGACAACAGCGGAGACCCGCCACTTGTGGAATGCTTCTATGTTGGGAGTTCGGATCCTTTGAATAATTTAGGAGAATTGGTTCCGATAGGAACTCATGATATCCAGTGTAATGCAATTGATGCAGCCGGTAATATGAACACTTCATGCGAGTTCATGATCATTGTCCTAG ATGCTGAACCACCTCAGTTCCTAGACTGTCCCACTGATGGTATCACAAGGTGTACAACGCTCAACCAAGCAACTGCTTCTGTTTCTTTCTTCCTCCCCAATGCCACGGACAACAGCGGAGACCCGCCACTTGTGGAATGCTTCTAT GAGAATTGGTTCCGATAG
- the LOC139945849 gene encoding uncharacterized protein — MNTSCEFMITVLDTGDPVIECPANIVMLGDEQGFTMKTVSWTTPVPTDNSNAAITLTSSIDPLTPPIMFLIGFHQITYTAMDQSGNSASCSFNVTITDVDECVSNVSTHNCDSNADCTNTVGGFACLCRDGFQGDGYTGVSSTSCTECVSFYGFACSFACTCVSPIDSGKTDVTCNNVDGMCTCNQQEFSGKECDKSNIQVELISDPVVIYDFPGIENVTLKCMVNLHSRDLSLPVTVVYPDGSSHVAVMQREGLYEVSINDVISSNNGQYTCNAKANGVTSSASDLIDLNVVEPVAPAPPLVPDDLLNSVTESSFKVVIEPVSQRYGPISCLELTLVQLNRNAVIDGKDPDILYHPDQLGTYQEAQESMTPYVAVVFTGNEVTSTMEVEIGVGGTTSCGSLSRRKRRQSKREHIGDNGALRPNTKYTAFLRAYIVLENGMEVYSTSQLMQSIQTGETPSNNVVTFAVIGILSTLLIVAVAVIVLRSKVNRDSHTTQDTRAVDATVEMNPIGYEVKIGSSTEAAVYEDVGLPSWAVRWEILRRDLCVDDTVLGRGNFGEVRSGTVDQGGKRTKCAIKILKGLASPSDRKDFLEEFRTMTKIGYHPNVVSLIGACQHQDVLYVALEYLPNGDLRNHLRSSRPDTESEPSLTSEKLIKFALDVAMGMEHLASLAVIHRDLAARNILLGCGFVAKVSDFGLSRGEDIYVQTSMKRVPTRWLSIESILHNIYTTKSDVWSFGILVWEIATLGGTPYPSIRTKDLASQLTDGYRMSKPQNCDEKIYTLMIQCWEENPTNRPSFSDLVTVLSGMNESQIKHTYMAFQRPHYENFSVIRPELDDN; from the exons ATGAACACTTCATGCGAGTTCATGATCACTGTCCTAG ATACAGGCGATCCTGTTATAGAGTGCCCTGCCAATATTGTGATGCTTGGAGATGAGCAAGGATTCACCATGAAGACTGTCAGTTGGACTACACCAGTCCCAACAGATAATTCCAATGCTGCTATTACCTTAACATCTAGCATCGACCCCCTGACTCCACCAATCATGTTTCTCATTGGGTTCCACCAAATCACGTACACTGCAATGGACCAATCAGGGAACTCTGCATCTTGTAGTTTCAATGTTACTATCACAG ATGTAGATGAATGTGTGAGCAATGTTTCTACGCACAACTGTGACTCAAATGCAGATTGCACAAACACTGTGGGAGGTTTTGCATGTCTATGTCGTGATGGTTTCCAAGGTGATGGATATACTGGAGTCAGTAGTACCAGTTGCACAG AGTGTGTGAGTTTTTACGGGTTTGCCTGTTCATTTGCTTGTACCTGTGTGTCGCCAATTGATTCTGGGAAAACTGATGTAACGTGTAACAATGTCGACGGAATGTGTACATGCAATCAACAAGAGTTCTCGGGGAAAGAGTGTGACAAAT CAAACATTCAAGTCGAGTTAATTTCAGATCCTGTTGTAATCTACGACTTCCCAGGAATTGAAAATGTTACCCTGAAGTGCATGGTTAATCTTCATTCAAGAGACCTCTCATTACCTGTGACGGTCGTATATCCTGATGGTTCTAGTCATGTTGCTGTAATGCAAAGAGAGGGGCTGTATGAGGTATCTATAAATGATGTTATAAGTAGCAACAATGGTCAATACACCTGTAATGCAAAGGCCAATGGAGTTACATCGTCTGCTAGTGACTTGATTGACCTCAATGTTGTTG AGCCTGTAGCACCAGCACCTCCACTGGTACCCGATGATTTACTGAACTCAGTAACTGAAAGCTCATTCAAGGTAGTAATCGAACCCGTCAGCCAAAGATATGGACCAATAAG ctGTTTGGAGTTAACTTTGGTGCAGCTCAACAGAAATGCAGTAATTGATGGCAAGGATCCTGATATATTGTACCACCCGGATCAGCTCGGAACCTACCAGGAGGCACAGGAGTCAATGACGCCTTACGTTGCTGTGGTGTTCACAGG AAATGAAGTAACTAGCACTATGGAGGTTGAGATTGGAGTAGGGGGCACGACGTCCTGTGGTAGCCTTTCAAGGCGGAAACGAAGACAGTCGAAGCGGGAACACATTGGTGATAATGGCGCTCTGAGACCAAATACAAAATACACAGCTTTCTTGAGAGCTTATATTGTATTGGAGAATGGAATG GAAGTTTATTCTACTAGTCAGCTAATGCAATCAATTCAAACGG GGGAAACGCCATCGAACAATGTTGTAACCTTCGCAGTAATCGGCATATTGAGTACGTTACTGATAGTTGCCGTTGCTGTAATTGTtttaaggtcaaaggtgaatcgcGATTCACACACTACGCAAGACACTCGAGCAGTTGATGCAACGGTGGAAATG AATCCAATAGGTTATGAAGTAAAGATAGGTTCAAGTACGGAAGCTGCTGTTTACGAGGATGTAGGACTGCCCTCATGGGCTGTCCGATGGGAGATCCTCCGGCGCGATCTTTGCGTTGATGATACGGTACTGGGAAGGGGAAACTTCGGTGAGGTGAGGTCTGGAACTGTGGACCAAGGCGGCAAAAGGACCAAGTGTGCCATCAAGATATTGAAGG GTTTAGCTTCCCCGAGTGACAGAAAGGATTTTCTAGAGGAATTTCGAACCATGACCAAGATTGGATATCATCCTAATGTCGTCTCGCTCATAGGGGCTTGCCAACATCAAG ATGTGTTGTACGTAGCATTGGAATACCTTCCCAATGGTGACTTGCGTAATCACTTAAGGTCATCTCGTCCGGACACCGAATCTGAACCATCTCTGACGTCAGAGAAACTCATCAAGTTTGCTCTTGACGTTGCCATGGGAATGGAACATCTTGCATCATTAGCG GTCATCCATCGCGATTTGGCCGCCAGAAACATCCTACTCGGCTGTGGATTTGTGGCAAAAGTGTCAGATTTTGGACTTTCCCGGGGAGAGGACATCTATGTTCAAACATCAATG AAACGCGTACCAACTCGCTGGTTATCCATCGAGTCTATTCTGCACAATATTTACACAACTAAGAGCGATGT GTGGTCCTTTGGCATTCTCGTTTGGGAAATCGCAACTTTGG GTGGCACACCTTATCCGTCTATTAGAACAAAAGACTTGGCAAGTCAACTTACCGATGGCTATCGTATGTCGAAACCCCAAAATTGTGACGAGAAAAT